A part of Streptomyces sp. NBC_01451 genomic DNA contains:
- a CDS encoding thiamine-phosphate kinase, with protein sequence MKGTVGELGEFGLIRELTSRLTTTPAVRVGPGDDAAVVAAPDRRVVASTDILLEGRHFRRDWSTAYDVGRKAAAQNLADIAAMGAVPTALLLGLVVPAELPVTWPVELMDGLRDEAQVAGAAVVGGDVVRGDTIMVSITALGDLRNHEPVIRGGARPGDVVAVTGWLGWSAAGHAVLSRGFRSPRAFVEAHRRPEPPYHAGPAAAGLGATAMCDVSDGLIADLGHIAEASKVRIDIRSGAIDIPTQMNDIGQAVGVDPMQWVLTGGEDHAIVATFPPDVKLPARWKVIGEVLNPSALPQVTVDGAPWTSKGGWDHFADIES encoded by the coding sequence ATGAAGGGCACTGTGGGCGAGCTGGGGGAGTTCGGGCTCATCAGGGAGCTCACCTCCCGGCTCACCACCACCCCGGCGGTCCGGGTCGGCCCCGGCGACGACGCCGCCGTGGTCGCCGCGCCCGACCGCAGGGTCGTGGCGAGCACCGACATCCTCCTGGAGGGGCGGCACTTCCGCCGCGACTGGTCCACCGCGTACGACGTGGGCCGCAAGGCAGCCGCCCAGAACCTCGCGGACATCGCCGCCATGGGTGCCGTACCGACCGCGCTGCTCCTCGGCCTGGTCGTCCCCGCCGAACTCCCGGTCACCTGGCCCGTCGAACTGATGGACGGCCTGCGGGACGAGGCCCAGGTCGCGGGCGCCGCCGTGGTGGGCGGTGATGTCGTACGAGGGGACACGATCATGGTCTCCATCACCGCGCTCGGCGATCTGCGCAACCACGAGCCGGTCATCCGGGGCGGTGCCCGGCCCGGTGACGTCGTCGCCGTGACGGGCTGGCTGGGCTGGTCGGCGGCCGGGCACGCGGTGCTCTCGCGCGGCTTCCGCTCGCCGCGCGCCTTCGTCGAGGCCCACCGCCGTCCCGAACCGCCGTACCACGCGGGCCCGGCGGCGGCCGGCCTCGGCGCGACCGCGATGTGCGACGTGAGCGACGGGCTGATCGCCGACCTCGGGCACATCGCGGAGGCCAGCAAGGTTCGTATCGACATCCGTTCGGGCGCGATCGACATCCCCACCCAGATGAACGACATCGGGCAGGCCGTCGGCGTCGACCCCATGCAGTGGGTGCTCACCGGGGGCGAGGACCACGCGATCGTGGCGACCTTCCCGCCGGACGTGAAGCTGCCCGCCCGCTGGAAGGTGATCGGCGAGGTCCTCAACCCGTCGGCGCTGCCCCAGGTGACGGTCGACGGGGCGCCGTGGACCAGCAAGGGCGGCTGGGACCACTTCGCGGACATCGAGTCGTGA
- a CDS encoding Lrp/AsnC family transcriptional regulator: protein MVQAYILIQTEVGKASTVAETISKIPGVTQAEDVTGPYDVIVRAQADTVDDLGRLVVAKVQQVDGITRTLTCPVVHL, encoded by the coding sequence GTGGTACAGGCGTACATCCTGATCCAGACCGAGGTCGGTAAGGCGTCGACCGTCGCCGAGACGATCAGCAAGATCCCGGGGGTGACCCAGGCCGAGGACGTGACAGGACCGTACGACGTGATTGTGCGCGCCCAGGCCGACACCGTGGACGATCTCGGCCGCCTGGTGGTCGCCAAGGTCCAGCAAGTGGACGGCATCACCCGTACCCTGACCTGCCCGGTGGTGCACTTGTAG
- a CDS encoding DUF3515 domain-containing protein gives MNLFRHRPLALPALALLIVVTGCSSADDNAAVTVPEPDGKATKLCRNLEEALPAKVDGLSRDDPEPRSALTAGWGSSPAIILRCGVVRPPRMTDPKVATGADPDAVGGEVNGVGWLMEKRDDGSSRFTTSSRLAYVEVTVPSGRDTSGALVDLAAAIKKTVPVGIAD, from the coding sequence GTGAACCTCTTCCGTCACCGGCCGCTCGCTCTGCCCGCGCTCGCACTGTTGATCGTGGTCACAGGCTGCTCCTCAGCAGACGACAACGCCGCGGTCACGGTTCCCGAGCCGGACGGGAAGGCCACGAAGCTGTGCCGGAACCTGGAAGAGGCGCTTCCGGCGAAGGTGGACGGCCTGAGCCGGGACGATCCCGAGCCCCGGTCCGCACTGACCGCGGGCTGGGGCAGCAGCCCGGCGATCATACTGCGCTGCGGTGTCGTACGGCCGCCCAGGATGACCGACCCCAAGGTCGCCACCGGCGCGGATCCGGATGCGGTGGGGGGTGAGGTGAACGGGGTCGGCTGGCTCATGGAGAAGCGGGACGACGGGTCGTCCCGGTTCACCACATCCTCGCGGCTCGCCTATGTCGAGGTGACTGTCCCGTCGGGTCGGGACACCTCGGGGGCGTTGGTCGATCTGGCTGCCGCCATCAAGAAGACGGTTCCTGTGGGCATTGCCGACTAG